The sequence below is a genomic window from Arthrobacter sp. U41.
CCGAGATACCGGGAACCAGTGGCAGGATCAGAAGCACTGCACTGACGGCCAGGGAGATGTAGGTGAAACGGCGGAGGATCCGGTGGTCCTTGAGGAACCAGATCACGGCAATCGAAACAGCCATGGCCACCAGGGTCCAGCGCAGCTGGTTGTTACCGGTGTCTTCCCCCACACGGTCCAGCCGGTGGATCATGGCGAGTCCCAGACCGTTCAGGGCCACCACGAGCGGAAGCATTACCGGGTCGGCATATTTCGCCCGGATGCGAAGCACAACGTGGAATGCGAGGGCGGCGGCGGCCAGCAGGCTCGACTGGAACCAGAAGTCTGCATCGAAAGCCTTCTGCTGGTCCACGCCGACCAGGGCGTTCGCACCAATGCCGACGGCAAGAGCCAGCACCAGCAGGGCCAGTTCAACGTTCCGTCGCGGTCTGGGCGTGGGATCGATGGGTGTCACTGGCCGACCTCGCAGGTGGGCGTCGGCATCGGGGAACCGGGGATTGCGGTTGCACCCGGACTGGCCGGGGCGCCGGGGGTTGCCGGGGTCGGGGACGCGGTGATGCATTCGTCCGCGGGGGCTGTGGTGCCGGTGCGCTCAAGGTTTTTGACGATCCGCTGGGCGTCATAGAGGTCCCGGGCCGGAACGGTCTGGCGCACCCGCTGCTGGGAAAATTCGGGGAGATCGGACATCCGGATATCGGTCACCGTTTCGAGGGTGGAAAGCTGGATGGGTCCCAGACGCTGTGAGACCCCGTTAAAGATGGCGACGTGCTGGTCCTGCTCGCCGATGTAGTACCGCGTCTGGGTCCAGGCGTAGCCGAGCCACAGACCCAGCGTCAGGAGTGCGATGATGGCCGCGGCGATGGCGACGGTCACCCAGCGGCGCGGCGGGCGGGCAGCCCGATCGTCGTCGGCTTCTTCCCTCGCCTGTTCAGCTTTATGGGTCAGCACGGTAGCGGCCCGGCGGGCCAGGGTGCGCCCCGCAATGGTGGGGATGGAACCCGTTTCCGCGGCGGAGGCGGCTGCGCCGACGAGTTCGTGGGGGCGGCTGGCCAGGTCCTCACGGAGCACCTCGGCGGAAAGATGCTCGCCAAGGTGCGGATCGGTGGAGGTTACAGGCTCCCCCTTGTCGGCGGCCCCGTCGGCCGGCTGGTCAACCGCTGCACCGGCGTCGTCGGGGTCCGGCTGTTCTTCGGGAGTTTTTGCTGCACCGAAGGTGCTTCCGGCCAGCCGGGCGGCGCTTTCTGAGACAACGGCGCTCACGGTGGACGTGGAGGCGGCCGGCACAATTTCGACCGCGGCGGTCCGGACGTCGTCGGTCGTCTGTTCGGCAATTTCCAGCATCACAACCGTGACGTTGTCCGGAGCCCCCGCCTCGAGGGTGAGGTCGACCAGCAGTTCCGCGCATTCGCGCAGGTCCGGGTTTTCCCGGACGGTGCGCTCCACCACGTGGCCGGCAACATAATTCAGACCGTCGGAACAAAGCAGCCAGCGCTCACCCGGCTCGACCTCAAGGGTCGCCAGGTCCAGTTCAGGGCTGGCATCGACGTCACCGAGGACCCGCATGAGGACGTTCTTGTGCGGATGGGTTTCCGCCTCTTCGGGGCGGAGCCGGCCTTCATCGATCAGGCGCTGCACGAACGTGTGGTCCACGCTGACCTGTTCGAATTTGCCGTTCCGGAGCCGGTAGGCGCGGGAGTCGCCAATGTGGGCGAAGTGCAGCTTGCCCTCGGCCAGCAGGAGGGCCGTGACCGTGGTGCCCATGCCGGCCAGCTTGGGGTTCATGTGGACAAGTTCGGAGAGCAGCGAATTGGCGGTCTGGATCTCGTCGGCCAGGACGGTGCCGGCGTCGCCCTCGTAGTCGTCCTTGTCCAGATGGATCATGTCCAGCACGGTGGCGGCCGAGGCGACATCGCCGCCGGCGTGGCCGCCCATACCGTCGGCGACGACGGCGAGGTGGCGGCCAACGTACGCGGAGTCGTCGTTCTTGGCGCGCACACGGCCGACGTCAGAACGCGCGGCATAGCGCATGATGAGCGGCCGCAGCGGGGCAGGTGTTTTGCCTTCGGCCCTGTCTGCGGGACGATCCGGGGCAGCCACGGCTACGGCCTCAATTCGATGACCGTCTTGCCGATTCTCACGGGGACACCGAGCTCAACGGGCAGTGCCCTGGTGAGCTGCTGATCGGCCAGATAGGTGCCGTTGGTCGAGCCCAGATCCTCGATGAACCAGCGGCTGCCCTGCGGGAACAGGCGGGCATGGCGGCCCGAGGCGTAGTCGTCCTCCAGCACCAGGGTGGCCTCCTGCGCGCGGCCGAGCAGGATGGGGCTCGCCGCCAGCGGGATGGTTGTGCCCTTGAGTGGACCTTCGGTCACGACC
It includes:
- a CDS encoding PP2C family protein-serine/threonine phosphatase — protein: MAAPDRPADRAEGKTPAPLRPLIMRYAARSDVGRVRAKNDDSAYVGRHLAVVADGMGGHAGGDVASAATVLDMIHLDKDDYEGDAGTVLADEIQTANSLLSELVHMNPKLAGMGTTVTALLLAEGKLHFAHIGDSRAYRLRNGKFEQVSVDHTFVQRLIDEGRLRPEEAETHPHKNVLMRVLGDVDASPELDLATLEVEPGERWLLCSDGLNYVAGHVVERTVRENPDLRECAELLVDLTLEAGAPDNVTVVMLEIAEQTTDDVRTAAVEIVPAASTSTVSAVVSESAARLAGSTFGAAKTPEEQPDPDDAGAAVDQPADGAADKGEPVTSTDPHLGEHLSAEVLREDLASRPHELVGAAASAAETGSIPTIAGRTLARRAATVLTHKAEQAREEADDDRAARPPRRWVTVAIAAAIIALLTLGLWLGYAWTQTRYYIGEQDQHVAIFNGVSQRLGPIQLSTLETVTDIRMSDLPEFSQQRVRQTVPARDLYDAQRIVKNLERTGTTAPADECITASPTPATPGAPASPGATAIPGSPMPTPTCEVGQ
- a CDS encoding FHA domain-containing protein FhaB/FipA — protein: MSELTITALRFGFLLLLWVLIFSIVAAMRRDLMIGSKAAAGAPTARQVRKNPALAEPPAPVKQQPRQLVVTEGPLKGTTIPLAASPILLGRAQEATLVLEDDYASGRHARLFPQGSRWFIEDLGSTNGTYLADQQLTRALPVELGVPVRIGKTVIELRP